In Gammaproteobacteria bacterium, the following proteins share a genomic window:
- a CDS encoding DUF2945 domain-containing protein: MSTFRIGDHVRWNSEAGRVSGTIIKVHTRDFQYKGHTHHASPDDPQYEIKSDKTDHIAAHKGSALTKTGR, translated from the coding sequence GGTGATCATGTCCGCTGGAATTCCGAGGCGGGCCGGGTGAGCGGCACCATCATCAAGGTCCATACGCGGGATTTTCAATACAAGGGGCACACGCATCATGCCTCACCGGACGATCCGCAGTATGAGATCAAGAGCGATAAAACAGATCACATCGCCGCCCACAAGGGGAGTGCCTTGACGAAAACGGGACGTTGA
- a CDS encoding DUF488 domain-containing protein, with protein MTRSVFTVGHSTRSLSEFVELLQQAEVERVVDVRAFPHSRTNPQYNQEQLPDSLAPFGIGYTHIPELGGRRGPARPPVPATLNGFWHNASFHQYADYALSDEFRVGLDRLIELGQHQTCAIMCSEAVWWRCHRRIIADYLLHRDIPVYHLMGRDRIVPARPTEAATGRDDYRLVYPLTEKDART; from the coding sequence ATGACCCGCAGTGTCTTCACCGTCGGCCATTCGACCCGCTCGCTGAGTGAGTTTGTCGAGCTGCTGCAACAGGCGGAGGTCGAACGGGTGGTGGATGTACGCGCCTTCCCCCACTCGCGCACCAACCCGCAATACAACCAGGAGCAGCTGCCTGACAGCCTCGCCCCGTTCGGGATCGGTTATACGCATATCCCCGAGCTCGGCGGACGCCGCGGACCGGCACGGCCGCCGGTCCCCGCCACGCTAAACGGCTTCTGGCACAACGCCAGCTTCCATCAGTATGCCGACTATGCCTTGTCCGATGAATTTCGTGTCGGGCTCGACCGTCTGATCGAGCTGGGGCAACACCAGACCTGTGCCATCATGTGCTCCGAGGCCGTCTGGTGGCGCTGTCACCGGCGCATCATCGCCGACTATCTGTTGCACCGCGACATCCCGGTGTATCACCTGATGGGCCGTGACCGCATCGTGCCGGCCAGGCCCACCGAGGCGGCCACCGGCCGCGATGACTATCGGCTGGTCTACCCACTCACGGAAAAGGATGCCCGGACATGA
- a CDS encoding DUF2818 family protein translates to MSLSLAVWGLLILAVVAANLPWLSERVLFVFPAPGGVKGPWLRLAEWLLLYVIVGGIALGLEQKSFGGRHVQDWEFYAVTLCLFLVFALPGFIYRYDLKGHLERARRRRR, encoded by the coding sequence ATGTCCCTTTCCCTGGCCGTATGGGGCCTGCTGATCCTGGCCGTGGTCGCGGCCAATCTCCCCTGGTTGAGCGAGCGCGTACTGTTCGTGTTTCCGGCACCCGGCGGCGTCAAGGGCCCCTGGCTGCGCTTGGCCGAATGGCTGCTGCTGTACGTGATCGTCGGGGGCATCGCGCTGGGCCTGGAGCAGAAGAGCTTTGGTGGCCGCCATGTCCAGGACTGGGAGTTCTATGCCGTCACCCTGTGTCTGTTTCTGGTGTTTGCTCTGCCGGGCTTCATCTACCGCTACGACCTGAAGGGCCACCTGGAACGGGCTAGGCGCCGGCGTCGTTAG
- the nuoN gene encoding NADH-quinone oxidoreductase subunit NuoN, with protein MTIAITEFVPLLPEIWVLTMACVVLVLDLFLHDRNRVVSYWLAQATLVGALALTLAGAGEGTQVVLNGTFVADPMATLLKTFIYVMTFGAFLYARDYLEVRGLFKGEYYVLGLFGMLGMLVLVSAHNFLTIYLGLELLSLSLYALVAFSRDDGRATEAAMKYFVLGALASGMLLYGISILYGLTGSLDIAVVGEAVAERGLNDVVLIFALSFIVLGVAFKFGAVPFHMWLPDVYEGAPTPVTIYVGTAPKIAAFAMAMRLLTEALGGVQADWGGMLIILAVLSLALGNIVAIAQTNLKRMLAYSTISHVGFLLLGLLAGTAGGYAAAMFYTIIYAIMALGSFGMIVLLSRAGFEAENLDDFKGLNERNPWFAGMMLLLMFSMAGVPPTVGFYAKLVVLEAVIDIDLLWLALVAVFFSVVGAFYYLRVVKVMYFDPPEDPAPLTAATDLQVGLSINGLAMLALGVFPGGLLAACAAAIG; from the coding sequence ATGACCATCGCGATAACCGAGTTCGTGCCGCTGCTGCCGGAGATCTGGGTGCTCACCATGGCCTGCGTGGTGCTGGTGCTGGATCTGTTTCTGCATGATCGCAACCGGGTGGTGTCGTACTGGTTGGCGCAGGCGACGCTGGTCGGGGCGCTGGCGCTGACCCTGGCGGGGGCGGGCGAGGGGACGCAGGTGGTGCTGAACGGGACCTTCGTCGCCGATCCCATGGCGACCTTGCTGAAGACGTTCATCTACGTTATGACCTTCGGCGCGTTCCTGTATGCACGCGACTATCTGGAGGTGCGCGGGCTGTTCAAGGGTGAGTACTACGTGCTCGGGTTGTTCGGCATGCTTGGCATGCTGGTGCTGGTATCGGCGCACAACTTTCTGACCATCTACCTCGGCCTGGAATTGCTGTCGTTGTCGCTGTATGCGCTGGTCGCCTTCAGCCGCGACGACGGCCGTGCCACCGAGGCGGCCATGAAATATTTCGTGCTGGGCGCGCTGGCCTCGGGCATGCTGCTCTACGGCATTTCCATCCTCTATGGTCTCACCGGCAGTCTGGACATCGCCGTCGTCGGGGAGGCGGTGGCTGAGCGTGGCCTGAATGATGTGGTGCTGATCTTCGCGCTGAGCTTCATCGTGCTGGGGGTGGCATTCAAATTCGGGGCCGTGCCCTTTCACATGTGGCTGCCCGACGTCTATGAGGGTGCGCCGACACCGGTGACGATCTACGTCGGTACCGCGCCCAAGATCGCCGCCTTCGCCATGGCCATGCGCCTGCTGACCGAGGCACTGGGCGGGGTGCAGGCTGACTGGGGCGGCATGCTCATCATCCTGGCGGTGCTGTCGCTGGCACTCGGCAATATCGTCGCCATCGCTCAGACCAACCTCAAGCGCATGCTGGCCTATTCGACCATTTCCCATGTGGGGTTTTTGCTGCTGGGCCTGCTCGCCGGCACTGCCGGCGGTTATGCCGCGGCGATGTTCTACACCATCATCTATGCGATCATGGCCCTCGGCAGTTTCGGTATGATCGTGCTGCTGAGCCGCGCCGGTTTCGAAGCGGAGAACCTGGACGACTTCAAGGGTCTCAACGAACGTAACCCATGGTTCGCGGGCATGATGCTGCTGCTGATGTTCTCCATGGCAGGGGTGCCGCCGACCGTGGGCTTCTATGCCAAGCTGGTGGTGCTGGAGGCGGTGATCGACATCGATCTGCTGTGGCTGGCCCTGGTGGCGGTGTTCTTCTCCGTCGTCGGCGCCTTCTACTACCTGCGGGTGGTCAAAGTGATGTATTTTGACCCGCCTGAGGACCCGGCCCCGCTGACGGCTGCGACCGACCTGCAGGTCGGGCTGAGCATCAATGGTCTGGCGATGCTGGCCCTCGGGGTGTTCCCGGGCGGGTTGCTGGCCGCGTGCGCCGCGGCCATCGGCTGA
- a CDS encoding NADH-quinone oxidoreductase subunit M, with the protein MPFDLPLLSLLIWVPILGGFATLLAGDKEPWGGRTVALIVALATFLLSIPLYTAFDSTTADMQFVEKTVWVGTYNIHYHLGVDGISMPLILLTTFSTVLVVLAGWGVIKTRVAQYMASFLIMEGLMIGVFAALDAMLFYVFWEGMLIPMFLIIGIWGGPRRVYATLKFFLYTFLGSVVMLVALIYLYYQSGSFGILDFHVLRLGLTEQILIFIAFLLAFAVKVPMWPVHTWLPDAHVEAPTGGSVILAAVMLKIGGYGFLRFSLPITPDASHELDWLIIAMSLIAIVYISFVAIVQEDMKKLIAYSSIAHMGFATLGFFLTFAILENTGSIQGSALGMEGGMVQMISHGFISAALFLCVGVLYDRTHSRRIADYGGVVNTMPVFAAFMVLFSMANSGLPGTSGFVGEFTVILASFKANFWFAFLAATTLILGAAYSLWLVKRVVFGAVANDTVAQLQDLNPREFLVLSALAIAVLWLGLYPAPLFEVMHASIANLLQHLMVSKL; encoded by the coding sequence ATGCCGTTCGACTTGCCGCTTCTCAGTCTGCTGATCTGGGTGCCGATCCTCGGTGGGTTCGCGACCCTGCTCGCGGGGGACAAGGAGCCCTGGGGCGGGCGTACGGTGGCACTGATCGTGGCGCTGGCGACCTTCCTGCTCAGTATCCCGCTGTACACCGCGTTTGATAGCACGACTGCGGACATGCAGTTCGTTGAGAAGACCGTCTGGGTCGGGACCTACAACATCCATTACCACCTGGGGGTGGACGGTATCTCCATGCCGCTCATCCTGCTGACCACCTTCAGTACCGTGCTCGTGGTGCTGGCCGGCTGGGGGGTGATCAAGACCCGCGTTGCACAGTACATGGCCTCCTTCCTGATCATGGAAGGCCTGATGATCGGTGTGTTCGCCGCCCTGGATGCGATGTTGTTCTACGTGTTCTGGGAGGGCATGCTGATCCCGATGTTCCTGATCATCGGGATCTGGGGCGGACCGCGGCGCGTGTATGCGACCCTCAAGTTCTTTCTCTACACCTTCTTGGGGTCGGTGGTCATGCTGGTCGCCCTCATCTACCTGTACTATCAATCCGGCAGCTTTGGCATCCTCGACTTCCACGTGCTGAGGCTCGGGCTGACCGAGCAGATCCTGATCTTCATCGCCTTTCTGCTGGCCTTTGCGGTCAAGGTGCCGATGTGGCCGGTGCACACCTGGCTGCCGGATGCGCATGTCGAGGCCCCGACCGGTGGTTCGGTGATCCTGGCGGCGGTCATGCTGAAGATCGGTGGCTACGGTTTCCTGCGCTTCTCACTGCCGATCACGCCCGATGCCAGTCATGAACTCGACTGGTTGATCATTGCCATGTCGCTCATTGCAATCGTCTACATCAGCTTCGTGGCGATCGTCCAGGAGGATATGAAGAAGCTGATCGCCTATTCGTCCATTGCCCACATGGGCTTCGCCACCCTGGGCTTCTTCCTCACCTTCGCCATCCTGGAGAACACCGGCAGCATCCAGGGGAGTGCGCTGGGCATGGAGGGCGGCATGGTGCAGATGATCTCGCACGGGTTCATCTCGGCGGCGCTGTTCCTGTGCGTCGGCGTGCTCTATGACCGCACGCACAGTCGCCGGATCGCCGACTATGGCGGTGTGGTGAACACCATGCCGGTGTTCGCCGCTTTCATGGTGCTGTTTTCGATGGCCAACTCGGGCCTGCCGGGCACTTCGGGCTTCGTCGGCGAGTTCACGGTGATCCTGGCGAGTTTCAAGGCCAATTTCTGGTTCGCCTTCCTGGCCGCGACGACCCTGATTCTGGGCGCGGCCTACAGCCTGTGGCTGGTCAAGCGCGTGGTCTTCGGTGCGGTCGCCAACGACACCGTCGCGCAACTTCAGGACCTGAATCCGCGCGAGTTTCTGGTCCTCAGCGCCCTGGCCATCGCCGTGCTCTGGCTCGGCCTGTACCCGGCGCCGCTGTTCGAGGTCATGCACGCCAGCATCGCCAACCTGCTGCAGCACCTGATGGTGTCGAAGCTGTGA
- the nuoL gene encoding NADH-quinone oxidoreductase subunit L has product MENVYLAIPLAPLAGAILAGLFGRQIGRAGAHWVTTLGVAVSFLLSLWVFKYHVLDGAADYNGSLYMWALSDGIQFEIGFLIDRLSVLMMLVVSFVSLMVHIYTIGYMADDPGYQRFFSYIALFTFAMLMLVMSNNFLQLFFGFEAVGLVSYLLIGFWYTRPTAIAANLKAFLVNRVGDFGFLLGIAAVLTYFNSLDYWDIFAAAPTMTDVTLQIFPGHDWSMLSVVCILLFLGAMSKSAQVPLHVWLPDSMEGPTPISALIHAATMVTAGIFMVARMSPLFELSETALSFMLVIGAITALFMGFLGLVQHDIKRVIAYSTLSQLGYMTVALGASAYAAGIFHLMTHAFFKALLFLAAGSVIIALHHEQDMRRMGGLRKYMPITYWTTLIGSLALIAFPGMSGFFSKDAIIEAVHHSQIAGSGFAYFAVLAGVFVTALYSFRMFFLVFHGKERFDRHAAHPHAEGQGQDAHGHGGPPRESPAVVTVPLILLAIPSVIAGYVIGPVLFGDYFQDAIQVASQHDVLARLGESYHGVWGYVTHGIQALPFWLAMGGLITAWYVYIKNPALADKARDKAGFVYELLINKYYADDFNRAVFTGGARGIGQLLWRIGDVVIIDGLVVNGSARMVGWFAGVARRVQTGYLYTYAFAMILGLLAMLSWLLFVR; this is encoded by the coding sequence ATGGAAAACGTCTATCTCGCCATACCGCTGGCGCCACTCGCGGGCGCCATCCTCGCCGGGCTGTTCGGCAGGCAGATCGGCCGTGCCGGCGCGCACTGGGTGACCACCCTGGGTGTGGCCGTGTCCTTCCTGCTGTCGTTGTGGGTATTCAAATACCACGTCCTGGACGGTGCGGCAGACTACAACGGTTCGCTGTACATGTGGGCCCTGTCCGACGGGATCCAATTTGAAATCGGTTTCCTGATCGACCGGCTCAGCGTACTGATGATGCTGGTGGTGAGCTTCGTGTCGCTGATGGTGCACATCTACACCATCGGGTACATGGCCGATGATCCGGGCTATCAGCGCTTCTTCAGCTACATCGCCCTGTTCACCTTTGCCATGCTCATGCTGGTGATGTCGAACAACTTTCTGCAACTGTTCTTCGGCTTCGAGGCGGTGGGTTTGGTGTCCTACCTGTTGATCGGCTTCTGGTACACCCGGCCGACGGCGATCGCCGCCAATCTCAAGGCCTTTCTGGTCAACCGCGTCGGCGACTTCGGGTTTCTCCTCGGTATCGCCGCGGTACTGACGTATTTCAACAGCCTCGACTACTGGGACATATTCGCCGCCGCACCGACCATGACCGATGTGACCCTGCAGATCTTCCCGGGACATGACTGGTCCATGTTGTCGGTGGTCTGCATCCTGCTGTTCCTCGGCGCGATGAGCAAGTCGGCGCAGGTGCCGCTGCACGTCTGGCTGCCGGATTCCATGGAAGGCCCGACACCGATCTCCGCCCTGATCCATGCCGCGACCATGGTTACCGCGGGTATCTTCATGGTGGCACGCATGTCGCCCCTGTTCGAGCTGTCGGAGACGGCGCTGAGCTTCATGCTGGTCATCGGCGCGATCACGGCCCTGTTCATGGGGTTCCTCGGCCTGGTGCAGCATGACATCAAGCGCGTGATCGCCTATTCCACACTGTCGCAGCTGGGCTACATGACCGTGGCGCTGGGTGCCTCGGCGTACGCTGCGGGTATCTTCCATCTGATGACCCATGCGTTCTTCAAGGCGCTGCTGTTCCTCGCCGCCGGTTCGGTCATCATCGCCCTGCACCATGAGCAGGACATGCGCAGGATGGGCGGCCTGCGTAAATACATGCCCATCACCTATTGGACGACCCTGATCGGGTCACTGGCCCTGATCGCCTTTCCGGGGATGTCCGGCTTCTTCTCCAAGGATGCCATCATCGAGGCGGTGCATCATTCACAGATCGCCGGTTCAGGCTTCGCCTATTTCGCCGTGCTGGCCGGCGTGTTCGTCACCGCGCTGTACAGCTTTCGTATGTTCTTCCTGGTGTTCCACGGTAAAGAGCGCTTTGATCGCCACGCTGCGCACCCGCATGCCGAGGGTCAGGGACAGGATGCGCATGGCCACGGCGGACCGCCGCGCGAGAGCCCGGCGGTGGTGACCGTGCCGCTGATCCTGTTGGCCATCCCGTCGGTGATCGCCGGTTACGTGATCGGTCCGGTGCTGTTTGGTGACTACTTCCAAGATGCGATCCAGGTGGCGTCGCAGCACGATGTACTCGCCCGCCTGGGTGAGAGTTATCACGGCGTGTGGGGCTACGTGACGCACGGCATCCAGGCATTACCCTTCTGGCTGGCCATGGGCGGTCTGATCACCGCCTGGTATGTCTATATAAAGAACCCGGCACTGGCGGACAAGGCGCGGGACAAGGCTGGCTTCGTCTATGAACTGCTGATCAACAAGTACTACGCCGATGACTTCAACCGGGCGGTGTTTACCGGCGGTGCGCGCGGTATCGGCCAGTTGCTGTGGCGCATCGGTGACGTGGTCATTATCGACGGGCTGGTAGTCAACGGCAGCGCCAGGATGGTGGGCTGGTTCGCCGGCGTCGCGCGACGGGTGCAGACGGGATACCTCTACACCTACGCCTTCGCCATGATCCTGGGCCTGCTGGCGATGCTCTCCTGGCTGCTGTTCGTGCGGTGA
- the nuoK gene encoding NADH-quinone oxidoreductase subunit NuoK encodes MIALSDYLVLGAILFALSVAGIFLNRKNVIILLMAIELMLLAVNMNFIAFSHFLDDLAGQVFVFFILTVAAAEAAIGLAILVVLFRNRRGINVEDLDSMKG; translated from the coding sequence ATGATCGCGCTGTCGGATTATCTGGTGTTGGGGGCCATCCTGTTCGCGCTGAGCGTGGCGGGGATCTTTCTCAACCGCAAGAACGTCATCATTCTGCTGATGGCCATCGAGTTGATGCTGCTGGCGGTGAATATGAACTTCATCGCCTTCTCGCATTTCCTCGATGATCTCGCCGGGCAGGTGTTCGTATTCTTCATCCTGACGGTGGCGGCGGCCGAGGCGGCCATCGGGCTGGCCATCCTGGTGGTGCTGTTCCGCAACCGGCGCGGCATCAACGTCGAGGATCTCGACAGCATGAAGGGCTAG
- a CDS encoding GxxExxY protein: MEDEEELGRQIIGCALKVHSGLGPGLLESTYEICLLHELRQLQIDVKRQVPLPVRYAGLDLDAGYRIDLLVGDRVIVELKAVEQVLPLHVSQVLTYLRLSRVRLGYLLNFNVLRMKDGIRRVINSNDFLRVPLRPLR, translated from the coding sequence ATGGAAGACGAGGAAGAGCTTGGGCGGCAGATCATCGGCTGCGCCCTGAAAGTGCATTCGGGGCTCGGCCCCGGGTTGCTGGAAAGCACGTATGAGATCTGCCTGCTACACGAGTTGCGCCAGCTGCAGATTGACGTGAAACGGCAGGTTCCTTTGCCGGTGCGCTACGCTGGATTGGACCTGGATGCGGGTTATCGCATCGATCTGCTGGTTGGTGATCGTGTGATCGTGGAGTTGAAGGCGGTCGAACAGGTACTGCCACTGCATGTCAGCCAGGTGTTGACGTATTTGAGATTGAGTCGGGTGAGGCTGGGATATCTGTTGAACTTCAATGTACTCCGAATGAAGGATGGGATCAGGCGGGTCATAAACAGCAATGATTTCCTTCGCGTACCTTTGCGTCCTTTGCGGTAA
- a CDS encoding NADH-quinone oxidoreductase subunit J, whose protein sequence is MTFEKFVFWVLAVILVFAAVRVVSVRNPVHAALHLVLAFFSSAGLWLLLEAEFLAIALVLVYVGAVMVLFLFVVMMLDINVAPLKEGFIRYLPVGLTVAVLIVIEMALIVGVKNFGLDQVARPVAKAADYSNTRELGRVLYTDYVYPFEIAAVILLVAIIAAIVLTLRHRAGTKHQDPTRQVSVKPGDRIRLVKMEAEKSD, encoded by the coding sequence ATGACCTTTGAGAAATTTGTTTTCTGGGTGCTGGCGGTGATCCTGGTGTTTGCAGCGGTCCGGGTGGTTTCGGTGCGCAACCCGGTGCATGCGGCCCTGCATCTGGTACTGGCGTTCTTCAGCAGCGCCGGGCTGTGGCTGCTGCTGGAGGCAGAGTTCCTCGCCATTGCCCTGGTGCTGGTCTACGTCGGTGCAGTCATGGTGCTGTTCCTGTTCGTGGTCATGATGCTCGATATCAATGTCGCGCCGCTCAAGGAAGGCTTCATCCGTTACCTGCCGGTGGGACTGACCGTGGCGGTGCTGATCGTCATTGAGATGGCGCTGATCGTCGGGGTAAAGAACTTCGGACTGGATCAGGTCGCCAGGCCAGTGGCGAAGGCGGCCGACTACAGCAACACCCGCGAACTGGGCCGCGTGCTGTATACCGATTACGTCTATCCGTTCGAGATCGCCGCGGTCATCCTGCTGGTCGCCATCATCGCCGCCATCGTCCTCACCCTGCGCCACCGCGCGGGCACCAAGCACCAGGACCCCACCAGGCAGGTCTCAGTCAAGCCCGGCGACCGCATCCGCCTGGTGAAGATGGAGGCGGAGAAGAGCGACTAA
- the nuoI gene encoding NADH-quinone oxidoreductase subunit NuoI — MNAIKRYFKSLLLWELFQGLHLTGRYLFARKITVQYPEEKTPQSPRFRGLHALRRYANGEERCIACKLCEAVCPALAITIEAAPREDGTRRTTRYDIDLFKCIFCGFCEESCPVDSIVETRIFEYHFENRGEQIMTKEKLLAIGDKYESQLAADRAADAAYR; from the coding sequence ATGAACGCGATCAAACGGTATTTCAAAAGCCTGTTGCTCTGGGAGTTGTTCCAGGGCTTGCACCTGACCGGCCGCTATCTGTTCGCGCGCAAGATCACCGTGCAGTACCCGGAGGAGAAGACCCCGCAGTCGCCACGCTTCCGTGGCCTGCACGCGCTGCGCCGCTATGCGAACGGTGAGGAGCGCTGCATCGCCTGCAAGCTGTGCGAGGCAGTCTGCCCGGCGCTGGCCATCACCATCGAGGCCGCCCCACGCGAGGATGGCACACGCCGCACCACGCGCTACGACATCGATCTGTTCAAGTGCATCTTCTGTGGATTCTGTGAGGAATCCTGCCCGGTCGACTCCATCGTCGAGACACGCATCTTCGAATACCACTTCGAAAACCGCGGCGAGCAGATCATGACCAAGGAAAAACTCCTGGCCATCGGCGACAAGTACGAATCCCAGCTCGCCGCCGACCGTGCGGCGGACGCGGCGTATCGATAG
- the nuoH gene encoding NADH-quinone oxidoreductase subunit NuoH — protein MWDTILQVGLILAKIVAIMVPLMVAVAYLTFAERKIIGYMQVRIGPNRVGPRGWLQPIADAVKLLMKEVIVPRNANRFLFILAPILSIGPALAAWAVIPFDDGMVLADVDAGLLYILALTSVGIYGVIIAGWASNSKYALLGAMRSAAQMVAYEIAMGFALVGVLMAAGSLNLGDIVRAQEGSLVHWFWLPLLPLCVIYFIAGVAETNRAPFDVAEGESEIVAGFHVEYSGASFAVFFLAEYANMILIATLTAIMFAGGWLSPFQGIPVLGTAFAWVPGIFWLLAKISFFLFFFLWFRATFPRYRYDQIMRLGWKVFIPLTIAWLVVIAAAIMAGLGPWFD, from the coding sequence ATGTGGGACACGATCCTCCAAGTCGGACTGATACTGGCCAAGATTGTCGCCATCATGGTGCCGCTCATGGTCGCGGTGGCCTATCTGACCTTCGCCGAGCGCAAGATCATCGGCTATATGCAGGTGCGCATCGGACCGAACCGCGTCGGGCCGCGGGGTTGGCTGCAGCCCATCGCCGATGCGGTGAAGCTGTTGATGAAGGAGGTGATCGTTCCGCGCAATGCCAACCGCTTCCTGTTCATCCTCGCACCCATTCTGTCCATCGGTCCGGCGCTGGCGGCCTGGGCGGTGATCCCCTTCGATGACGGCATGGTACTCGCCGATGTCGACGCCGGCCTGTTGTACATCCTGGCGCTGACCTCGGTCGGGATCTACGGCGTCATCATCGCGGGCTGGGCCTCGAACTCGAAATACGCCCTGCTGGGTGCGATGCGCTCGGCCGCGCAGATGGTCGCCTACGAGATCGCCATGGGCTTCGCTCTGGTCGGCGTGCTCATGGCCGCCGGCAGCCTCAACCTCGGTGACATCGTGCGTGCCCAGGAGGGCAGCCTGGTCCACTGGTTCTGGCTGCCGCTGCTGCCGCTGTGCGTGATCTATTTCATCGCCGGCGTGGCCGAGACCAATCGCGCGCCCTTCGACGTGGCTGAGGGTGAATCGGAGATCGTGGCCGGCTTCCACGTCGAATACTCGGGTGCCAGCTTCGCGGTGTTCTTCCTGGCCGAATACGCCAATATGATCCTGATCGCGACACTCACCGCCATCATGTTCGCCGGTGGCTGGCTGTCGCCCTTTCAGGGCATTCCCGTGCTCGGGACGGCCTTCGCCTGGGTGCCGGGCATCTTCTGGCTGCTGGCGAAGATCAGTTTCTTCCTGTTCTTCTTCCTGTGGTTTCGCGCCACCTTCCCACGCTACCGCTACGATCAGATCATGCGCCTGGGTTGGAAGGTATTCATCCCATTGACCATCGCCTGGCTGGTCGTCATCGCTGCGGCGATCATGGCGGGTCTTGGTCCCTGGTTCGACTGA